The uncultured Desulfatiglans sp. DNA window GATCCTTCGAGCGCCGCCCGTAACGCAGGGCGTCGGAAGGTTCAACGCTCCCGCAGTAAAGCTTCGATATACCGATCATCTCTCGTCACTATCCTCCTCGGAACCCGCTGCGCGATCGCGGACGGCGTTTCCGGGGCTCTCCGTCTCCTCCGGCGATCCCGCTTGGACCGATGAGCACGAACGGCTGTAGGTCTTCTTGATCAGGTCGTTGATAAAGCCCTCCATATCCGTCACGGCCTCGCGTGTCAGCGTGAACCGCGCCATGTCCGAGCGGTCCCGAACGAGCTTCAGACCGTATTCCAGCCGCTTGGCGAGCTGGAAGGCCAGCGGGCCGACCTCCTGACCGGAGGCGATGGCCTGAAGGATGATCTCGTCCACCGCACCCTCGTCCAGTTCGAGGCCGACCTCGAGCTTTTCGTGCCAGTGCGCCTCCTCGTCCCGGATCTCGCTGACCATCTCCACGAACGCCTCGACGGCGTTGTTTATATCAGAGAGCGTCTCGAAATACAACGCCGCGATGACCCCCGTCCGCTCTTCGGAGATGCCGAGCCCGGTCCGGACGCTCAGTTCATCGGCCCGCCCCATGATATAGTTCTTGATTTCCAGGAGTTCCTTCTCTCGTGCAAGGTCATACCGCTCCCGTACGGCCTCCTCGTGCGGGGCCGCCAGAAGCTTCAGGAGTTCGGCCTCGGGGTCCGTCACCACTTCGGGTGTGACCAGGAAGCGCTTCAGCCCGGTCGAAGGCAGCCGCTTCTCGAACGGGATCAGGACCTTCTCGATCACGCTGACCAGGCCGCGCGCGCCGGTTTTCTGCGCGGCGGCCATCTCGGCGATCTTCTCGAGCGCCCCGGCCTCGAAGGCGATGTCGATCCCGTAGGATCGGAAGTCCAGCCGCTTGCTGATGATGATGGGATTGTTGGGGTTGTTGAGGATTTCGACCAGATCGGGCTTCGTCAACTCATCGAAGACGACGATGACCGGCAGACGCCCTACGAATTCGGATTCGAAGCCGAATTCGATCAGGTCCTGGGCCGTCACCTCCTTGAGAATCTCCCATGGCACATCGGTCGGAGAGACCTTGGCCTCGAACCCCAGCCCCTGTTTCTGGAGGCGCTTCTTGATGATCTGAGCGAGATCGCCGAAGGCACCGCTCATGATGAAGAGGATGTTCCGGGTGTTGACGACCTGCTTCTCCTTCTTCCCGGTCTTGCGATACTGCTCGATCGCCTGGATCTGGCTGATGGGGTCGTGCGGGACCTTCAGATCGACGTCGGTCTCCTCCATGGGTTTGAGGAGCGCGCGCTGGACCCCGGTCCGCGATACGTCGTGCCCGATGATGTTCCGTGATGAGGCGATCTTGTCGATCTCATCGACGTAGATGATCCCGTTTTCCGCGAGGGCGATGTCCTCCCCGGCTTCGTAGACGAGATCCCGCACCAGGTCCTCCACGTCGCCGCCGACATACCCCGTTTCGCTGAATTTGGTAGCATCGCCCTTGACGAACGGGACTCCGAGCCTTTCGGCGATCAGCTTGACGATGTACGTCTTGCCGACGCCCGTCGGCCCGATCATGAGCACGTTGTTCTTGATCATCCCGACGCGGGAGGATTTCTTCCCCCCCTTGTGCAGAGCGGTGTGCTTGATGCGGTTGAAATGGGTGCAGATCTTGGTGGCCAGCACGGACTTGGCCTGCGACTGTTTGACGACGTAGCTGTCGAGGTATTCCTCGAGATCCTCCGGAAGCATGTTGAACTGCCCTTCACGATCCGGCCCGAAGCCGACCGGCGTCTGATCGTTGCGGTCCTCGCCGGGCCGCGGAAAAACCATGGGGGACACGATCTTGATTCTGCTCCCGTATTTTTTGGAAAGGTACTCGCTCAACTCCTTTTCGAGTTCCTTCTGATTCGGCACCTTTCCAGTGTCTTTCTCCGCCTGTCCCAATGTATCGTCCATTTTCATAAGCTTTTCCTGTAGGTTCGGACCCCGATGCACAGGAGTCCTTATTCATGCCATTTTTTCCCTAAAATAATTTATTCATAATATATCCATTACCCGGGCCATTTCAAGCGCCGCCTTCAGAAAGGAATCGGTTGACGGGCCGGGCCGTTTTCATTAATGTCACCGGTAAGCGCAACCGGCGCCCTTCGAACGAAAGCAAGCCGGATACCGGCGCATTGTTCGCTCGATGAATCGCTTCCAACCTCTCCTGTTCAGGAAGATCCCATGGTCAGCAGACTCGAAATCAGACTCAAACCGGAATTGACCGACGCCGAGGGGGAAAAGATCCGCCGAAAGGCCCGTGCCTACTTCGGATACGACGTCGCGGATGTCCGGACCATCCGCGTCCTCACCTGCACTGCAGACCTCTCCAGGGATGCGCTCGAGCGGATACGGACGGAGATCTTCACCAACCCGGTGACGGAGGAATCTGCTTTTGAACCGATCGCGCGCGGCTTCGACTGGCTGATCTGGGTCGGGTTCCGCCCCGGGGTCCGCGACACCGCCGGCAGCACCGCCGTCGAGGCGATCGAGGACCTCCTCGGCCTCCGGTTCGGCGAGGGGGAGGCGGTCTACACCTCGACCCTTTACGAACTCCGCGGAAGCCTTCGGGCCGGGGAGGTCGACCACATCGCCGAGGGGCTCCTCGCCAACGGCATCATCCAGCAGTGGCGGGTCTATTCGAAGACGGAGTGGGACCCGTCCGAGGGCATCGGGTTCCCGGTCCCGCGGGTCCTGCTGGACCACGAACCGCAGGTGGACGTGATTCCGCTCGACAGCGACGAGACCCTGCAGCGGATCTCTGACGCCCGCAATCTCGCCCTCAACGCCAAGGACATCCCGGTCATCCGGCGGTATTTCCTGCGGGAGGACGTGCGGGCCGAGCGCGCCGCGGTGGGGCTCGACCTGCCGACCGACGTGGAGCTCGAGTTCATCTCCCAGGCCCGCAGCGACCATTGCAACCACAACACCTTCCGCGGACGGTTCCACTATAAGGATCTCGCGGCAGGAACGACCGAGGTCGTCGACAACCTCTTCAAGACGTGCATCGAGGCCCCCACGCTCGAAATCCAGGAGCGGAAGGACTGGGTCGTGTCCGTCCTCTGGGACAACGCCGGGGTCGGCCGCTTCGACGCCGATCACAACTACGTCATCACGGGGGAGACCCACAACAGCCCGTCCAACATGGAGGCCTACGGCGGATCGTTGACCGGGATCGTGGGGATTTACCGCGACCCCCTCGGCACGGGCAAAGGCGCCAGACTGATCCTCGGGATGTATGGATTCTGTGTCGGTCCGCGCGACTACGCGGGCGAACTCAGGCCGCACCTGCACCCGAGGCGCCTCCTGGACGGCGTCATCGAGGGGGTGCGCGACGGCGGGAACAAGAGCGGCATCCCCACGCCATACGGCATCCTGCTCTTCGACGAGAGCTACCTCGGGAAGTGCCTCGTCTTCGTGACGGCGCTCGGCATCATGCCCGCCAGGGTGGCCGGTGAGCCGTCCCACCTGAAGACGACCGAACCGGGCGATCTGATCGTCATGTCCGGCGGCAGGGTGGGAAAAGACGGCATACACGGTGTTACTGCATCATCAGAGGTCTATAGTGAGCACACCCCTGCAGGGCATGTGCAGATAGGCGATCCTTATACACAAAAAAAGATGCACGACTTTCTGCTGGAGGCAAGGGATGAGGGCCTTATCACCTTTATCACTGATAACGGCGGAGGGGGGCTGTCCTCGTCGATCGGGGAATCCGCCCGATTCAGCAACGGGTGCCGGGTGGATCTCGACAAGGTCCCCCTGAAATACGCGGGCCTCGATCAGTGGGAGATCTGGGTGTCCGAATCGCAGGAGCGGATGACCATCGCCGTCAAACCGGAGCGCATCGACCGCTTCATGGAGCTGTCGGCCACCCACGCCGTCGAGAGCACCGTGATCGGGGAATACAACGATTCCGGCTACCTGCGGCTCGATTATCACTCCCGCCCCTGCGCCTACATCCGGCTGGACCTGCTGCAGGAGGACTTTCCCCAGTGGGAGTTCGAGGCCGAGTGGACGCCGCCCGAGCAACGGGGTCTTTTCGAGCCCGTCATCACCGAACCGCGGCGGCATGGGGCGCTGTTGAGAGGCCTTCTGGCGCGGCCTAATCTCTGCGCCCGCAACTGGATCCCCAGGCAGTACGACCACGAGGTCCAGGGCGGGAGCGTCATCAAACCCCTGCTCGGCGTAAACAGCGACATCCCGGCGGACGCGGCCGTCGTCCGGCCGATCCTGGACAGCCCGAAGGGGCTGGCGGTCGCGCAAGCCCTTCATCCGACCTATGCGCCCATCGACACCTACCCGATGGCGGCCGCCACCATCGACGAGGCGGTCCGGAAGCTCATCGCGGTCGGGGCCGACCCGGAGCAGATCAGCGGTGTCGACAACTTCTGCTGGCCGACGGTCCAATATCATCCCGTGGACAACCCGGACGGGAAATACAAGGCGGCGCAGCTCGTGCGCGCCAACCAGGCCCTCCGCGACATCTGCCTCGCCTACGGGATCCCGCTCCTCTCCGGCAAGGACAGCATGTACATCGACGGAAAGCTGGAGGGTCCTTACGGGGAGCGGCGCAAGGTCTCCGGCCTCCCCACTCTGCTCTTCACCGCCTGCAGCGTGGTGGAGGATGCGGCTGCCTGCGTGACGATGGACTTCAAGACTGCGGGCGATTTGATTTACATAATCGGGCGGACCGCCGACGAACTCGGCGGAGGAGAATTCTATCAGATGATGGGGACCACAGGCCTGCACGTCCCCCGCCTCGATGCAGCCGGATCCCTGGAGGCTTATCAAAGGCTCCACCAGGCGATCCGGGAAGGGCTCGCGGCCTCCTGCCGCGCAGTCTCGCGAGGCGGGCTGGGGGTGCATCTGGCCCTGTGCGCCATGGCGGGAGACCTGGGGCTCTCGCTCGACCTCGCGAAGGTCCCCGCCGCCGGTGAACTTGCACCGGCCCAGCTTCTCTACTCGGAATCGTGCGGCCGCATGATCGTCACGGTGGCGCCCCGGAACCGGGAGCGTTTCGAGCGCTGCCTCGGCCCCGGGGTCCCGTGGTCGCCGGCGGGTCAGGTCCAGGAAGACCGCCGGATGACCGTAACGTGGAGGGGTGAGGCGATCGGCCTCGACGAACCGCTCGAGGCCCTTTACGAAAGCTGGCACAGCCCGTTCAAGGATTTGCGATGAATACGGTAAAAGCGCTGGTTCTGACCGGCTACGGATTGAACTGTGACTACGAGACCCACTACTCCCTCCAGAGGGCCGGTGCCGAGCCCCACCGCGTGCACATGAACCGGCTGATCGGGAGCGCCCCTTCCGGAGCGAAAGTGCGGCTGGAGGACTATCACATCCTGGTCCTCGGCGGAGGATTCAGCTGGGCGGACGATCACGGGGCCGGCGTCCTGATGGCCGCCAAGCTGCGCAACCACCTCGGCGAGGAGATCCTGCGGTTCATCGCGGACGGGCGGCTCGTGATCGGGATCTGCAACGGCTTTCAAGCGCTCGTCAACCTCGGTCTCCTCCCCGCATTCGATGCGAATTACCATGAGCGCAGGGTCGCCCTCATCTCCAATGACAGGGGCAACTTCATCGACACCTGGGTCAGGCTCCGGGTCGACCCGGACTCCCCCTGCGTCTTCACCCGGGGAATCGACGCCATCGAAATGCCGGTGCGCCACGGCGAAGGCAAGTTCTACGCGATTGGGGAGGATCTCGAAAGGCTCAGGGAAAACCACCAGATCGTCCTGCATTACAGCGGCCCGGACGGCCGGCCGGCCGATGGCCGATGGCCCCTCAACCCGAACGGCTCCCTGATGGACATCGCCGGCATCTGCGATCCCACCGGCCGGGTCTTCGGGCTCATGCCGCACCCCGAGGCCTTCAACCACTGGACCAACCATCCCCGTTGGACCCGCTTGAAGGAGGAGCGCCTCAGGCGCGGAGAAACGGCCTGCCCGAACCCGGACGGCGACGGGATCCGCCTGTTTGCGAACGCCGTGGCCTATATCCACGAGGCCTTCGGTTGATGGATTTCTCCAGAGGGAATCGGCCTCCGCAACCCGCCGGGCTCGCTTTCCGCTTGACAAAGGCGAAAATTTGCGGCTAATTAGATGGTTCAATGTTTCACTGAACCTAAGGAGCGCTGTCATGGCATCGAATTCGAAAAGAACATCAAGCATCCGCAAAAAAAAGGACAAGCCCAACAAGAGAAACATGAAGGCCGATCAGAAAAGGCTTCAGGAAAACGCCAGGCGACTGAAGGAATTGGCTGCTGACCAAGGATGATCCCGTTTCGATCGCCGGCCTCTTTCGAACAGAAGATTCCCCCAGAAGCTCGTTCACCCCGGTATCGGACCGCAGTGCCGGCCCGGGCCTTCGGCGGGGGAACGGGCCTTTCGCGCGGCCGAGTAATTTTTTGGATGCTGCCTGAAGCAGGATCCCCTGCTTTGCCTCCCCCCTCAACCCGCCCATCCGGCGGGTTTTTTTCTTTACATCATATCCAGATTCATCTATACAGAGAATGAATGTTCATTCACCTCCAGCCGCCGGCCGGCTGGAGGCCTTTTGTTCCCGGATTTCCGCTCGAAGGTGCGAAGGGCCTGCAGCGTGCATCTCCTGGGGCCGGGGACGCGCCTTCGAGGTCTGAGGGGCCGCCCCCCGGAGAAGCGGGGTCCGGGGCCACCCACCCGATGACGAAAGGCCTGGCGGCTATGCCCGGGCAAACCACACCTTTACAACCAGAGGAGTTGTTTATGAAAGACGTTGTCATCGTTTCGGCATGTAGAACGGCTATAGGGGCCTTTGGTGGCACCCTGCGGGACATGAATGCAGCGCACATCGGGGCTGTCGCCATGCGGGAAGCCATCAAACGGGCGGATATCGACCCCGCTCAGATCGACGATGTCCGCTTCGGATGCTGCCTTGAACCGGCCGATGCCCTGAACGTCGCCCGTGTGTGCGCCCTGATGGCCGGGATCCCGGATCACGTCACGGCGGTGACCATCAATCGGGTCTGCATCTCGGCCATGGAATCCGTGATCTCCGGCATGGCCATGATCCAGGCGGGCATGGCCGACATCATCCTCGCCGGCGGGGTCGAGCACATGTCGGGGGTCGCCTACACGGTTCCAAGCGCCCGCTGGGGATGCCGGCTCCAGGACCAGGCCTTCGTGGACACCATGATCCACGCCCTCCACTGCGGCTCCCATCTGATCCCCGGCCCGGAATCCGGCCCCTTGAAGGAAGGCATGCCCCTCGAACTCTTCAAGGGCAAACCCTACATCATGGGCCACACGGCGGAGTTCATCGCGCAGATGCACAACATCTCCCGCGAGGAGATGGACGAGGTCGCCCTGCGAAGCCACAACAATACCGAGCGGGCCACCCTGGAGGGGGACTTCAGGGAGGAAATCGTTCCAATCGAGGTCCCGCAGAAAAAGAAGCCGCCGATCATCTTCGATAAGGACGAACACTTCAGGCCGGGCCTGACCATGGAGGCCCTCGCGAAGCTGCCCCCGGCATTCATCCCGAAGATCGGCAAGATCACAGCGGGGAACGCCTCCGGCATCAACGACGGCGCAAGCGCCATGATCATCATGAGCGCCGAAAAGGCGGAGGAACTCGGCAGGCAGCCGATCGCACGCATCCGGGCCACCGGCCGGGGCGCCTGCCACCCGTCGGTCATGGGACTGAGCCCCGTCCCGGCGGTGCGGAACCTGCTCGACCGGAACCCCGGCATCAAACTCGCCGATTTCGAACTGATCGAACTGAACGAGGCCTTCGCCGCCCAGTACATCGGGTGCGAGCGCGAACTCGGCCTCAACCGCGAGATCACCAACGTCAACGGCTCGGGGATCGGACTCGGGCACCCCGTCGGATGCACCGGCGCCCGCATCATGGTGTCCCTCCTCTATGCCATGAAAAAGCGCGGGAAGTCCTTCGGCCTCGCGACCCTGTGCGGCGGCGGCGGGGTCTCCATGGCCTGCGCGCTCGAAATGCTCTAGGGGCTTCGAGGGGGAGGCTCCTCAAGTGGCCTCCCCCTCGCTCTTACAGATTGCTGTCGACGGCGATGCCGCCCCATGGGAGGCATTCCGGAAAAAGATCCCGCGCCTCCAGCAGGCCGGCCGCATCGGAGCAGAGCGCTCCGCTTTCCTTGATCAGGGCGCCGTCGGCCCCGATCCATCGCAGGAAACAGCCGGCGGCGGCCCGTTCAATAAGCTGAACGGTCACATCCTCCTTCGTAGCCTCTGCCAGCAGGACCTCGTCGCTGCCCGGAACCGGCTTCATAGTCCTTCCTTTGCACACGGCGCACCCTCCCGGATTCGGGGCGCCCGCTCATCGCGCGGCCTGCGCCCCTTCCTTCTCGATCTGTTCGGTTATCGTGTTCCGAAGGGCTACTTTATTCACCTTGCCGACATTGGTCAAGGGAAGGGCGTCGACGAGTTCGAGCCGCTCGGGGAGTTTGAATTTCGCTATCCGGCGCTCATCGAGGAGAAAACGGTTCAGTTCCGCAAGGGTCAGCGCCTGCCCGGGCTTGGGGACGATGAACACGCACACGCGTTCGCCCAGGACCGGATCGGGCATGGCGACGCAGGCACAGATATCCACCGCGGGATGGGCCAGAATGTGGTTCTCGATCTCCTCGGCGCTGATCTTTTCCCCTCCGCGGTTGATGCAATCTTTCAACCTCCCCTCGACGACCACATTGCCGCTCGGATGGAGCCTCACCAGATCGCCCGACTTGTAATACCCGTCCGGGCTGAAGGCCCTGGCGTTGTATTCCGGCGCCCGGTAATAGCCGCGGATCGTATGGGGGCCGCGGCACCAGAGTTCTCCCATTTCCCCGGGATCGACCTCTTCACCTGTGGAGGGGTCCGCTATCTTGAAATCGTCGCCGGGGGATTGCGGCCGCCCCTGTGTCCCGAAGCGCACCTCGTCGGGGTCATTCAGCCTCGTCCAAAAAAGCGGCCCTTCCGCCATTCCGAGAACCTGCTGGACATCGCAGCCGAGCTCCGGGCGAACCCGGAGAGCCACCTCGGGGTTGAGCTTCGATCCCCCCGTCAGGATGATCTTCAGAGATTCCAGATGGTAACGGCTTCGATCCGGGTGGTTGAGGACCGCGATAATCATGGCCGGCACCGCGATCCAATGGGTTACATGATATTTTTCGATCATTTCGAGCGCCCCCTCCGGGGACGGGACGGCGCTCAAGACCTCGCAGCCGCCCGCTGAAGCGACCCCCATGAACCCGGGGCACGCGAGGGCAAAATTGTGCTGCTGGGGAATCGCAAGCAGAAGAACGGTGTGTTCATCGAGCCCGCAGACCCGGGCGTTGCACAGAAAGTTGTAGATGTAGTCGTTGTGCGTCCTCGGGATGAGCTTCGGGATCCCTGTCGTTCCCCCGGAGAGCTGCAGCACCGCAGGCAGGTCGGGATCGGCCCTCGGAAAGGACGGGTCCGTTATCCGCTCTTCGATCGGATCGGCGAACAAGGCGTCCAGGGAATGATATCCCGGGCGCGGCGTCCCACCGCTCAACAACACCATATCGAGGGATGGGGCTTCCTTCTGGATGTTTTCCGCCATCTGCTGCTTGTCCGCCTTGCGGAAAACGGCCGGGATCACCAGCGCCCTGGCCTCGGCCAGTTTTGCAAAAAAGCCGATCTCGGCCTCCTGATGCGGAGGGAGAGCCATGATCGGGATCCCTCCGGCCTTGAGGATCGCCAGATAGGTGATGAGCACCTCGGGTTGATTCGGGAGCTGCAGGATCACGCGGTCATACAGCTTGAGCCCGAGGGCCTTGAGGTGCAATGCGAGCCGTGTCGCCAGGCGGCCGCATTCCTGATAGGAGTAGACGCGCCCGCTCTGAGCCGCGATCAGGAGGGGATTGGATGCAAAGCGCTCGAAGCTTTCCTCCATGACTTCCGTGATCGTCTTGTCCAGCCAATATCCCTCCTGACGGTAACGATGGGCGAATTCCGGTGGCCAGGGAACAAAACCTTCCATTTTCTCCCTCCTTTGATGGGGTTCTTTCTCGTGAGCGATCTGAAATTTCCGCCGGGAACCACCCCGAAGGGGTGGGATTGGGCACGGGAAACGGGGTTCTATCCGGAAATCCTTTCCAGACGGAAACATTTCTATTCCGATCAGTTCGGTGAGCAAAAGCCGTGCCACAAAATTTATATTGCATATCAATAGCTTGAATACTTACGGGGGATTTTCTTGCAGAATATTTTCAGCCCTGGTTGAAAGAAAATTGCAATCCTGACCCCCATACGCCTTGCGGAGGAACCTTTTTCGAGATAAACTCATCGAAACAAAAAGAGGTACGAATCCCATAGCCTTCGAAACCAACCGCCAGGGGGTTCAATGGATGCAAGGCAGTTTTTCCACGAGCGCCACGAAGAGATCGTCTCTTCATGGTTCGATATGCTTCACGACGATCCGTCCACGCGATACCACACCGAGCCTCCCCAGGATCTCCGCAGATTGATGGACTATGCCGCCCTCGCCTTTCGGCGTGTGATGCTGGAAGACGATTGGACCGACCTGAAGGAGTTTATCACCCATATCGCCAAGAAACGATTCAGCGAAGGCTTCAAGGTTTCAGAAGTGCAGATGGCCTTCGAGTACTACCGCCAGACATTGATCCCTCTCTTGTTCAGATCGATCGACCCGCCGAAATTGGAACCGATGATGATGAAACTTCAGGAATGCATGATCTTCACCATCACGCATTTCTCTGAGTTCTTCCAAGGCATCCATGAAAACTTTTTGCGGAACCACACCGAGATTCTGGAAAGTCAGATCAAGACACGCACCCATGAACTGGCCGAATCCCGACAGAAATACAAGACGCTTGTAGAGGATATCAACGAGGGGTTCTTTGTTTTGACGGACGGCCGTATCGTCTTTGCCAATCGCATGTTCGCCGAGATGCACGGATGCGGGTTGACGGACGTTCTCGACAAGAGCTATCTGGATTTCATCGCAGAGGAACACAGAGAAAAGATCCGGAGTGTCTACGAACTGAGCCAGAAGCAGACCCATGTGCCGGCCAGAATAGAGTATCTGCGCTTGTGCAGGGACGGTCAAAGACTGCCGACCGAGATCATGGCCAAGCGGACGATATTCGGACATCAGACCGCCAATATCGGCATCTGCCGCGATATCGGCGAGCGTGTAGAGCTGGAGAAGAAGACGCGGGAGGCGGAAAAACTGAAGGCCCTGGCTCAGCAGGCCGCCTCTCTGGCCCATGAAGTGAGAAACCCGCTTTCGACGGTGCGGATCAATCTCCAGCTGCTGTCCCGGAACGCCGTCAAGCCGGAGCAGATCGGCCTTTTGCAGGCGAGCCTCGATGAAGTCGTTCAGATCGAACGAACCCTGCAGGAGATGATGGACATCAGTTTTCCGGTGAGGCTGTCGCTCCAGCCGGTCAATCTCAGATCGTTGCTCCAGCACTGTCTCAACAGCATGCGGCAACGCCTGCTCAACAACCAGGTGAAGGCATTCCTCCGCTTGAAACGGGGTGCCGAGGGCATCCACGCGGACCCGCATCGGATGGAGCAGGCCCTGGTCAACCTGCTTTTCAACGCCGTCGAGGCGCAGCCTTCCGGAGGCAGGGTGGCGATCTCCGCCCGGCCCGTCACCAGAGGGGCAGACCCGTGGGTGGAGATCCTGATATCGGATCAGGTCCCCGGTGTGCCCAAGGAGGTCCTTCCTTACATCTTCGACCCGATGTTCAGTCAGAAGGCGATGGGAACCGGCCTGGGGCTGCACAACGTCAAAAGGATCGTCGAGGCGCATGGCGGCTCGGTGCGTGTCAAGCTGAACCGGAAATGCGGAATGAGCTTTTACTTGAGTCTACCGGCGAGGTGAAATGGTGATCACACGTGTGCTGATAATCGATGACCAGGATTCGCTCCTGAATTCCCTGAGGATCTTTTTCGAGCTGCGGGGATGGGAGGTAACCACCGCCTCGACGGGGCGGGAAGGCTTGAAAAAGGCGCGCGCCTTGCAGCCCTCTCTGGTGATTCTCGATTTGAGGCTGCCGGACATAGATGGGCAGGAAATCCTGGAACGGCTGCGCCATGAGATGCCTGCAACTCAGGTGATCGTCGTGACCGCCTTCCAGGATATGGACAATACGATACGCTGCATCAAGCTGGGCGCCTTCGACTTCATTCACAAGCCGATCGATATCGACGAACTGGAAACGGCCTTGAACCGTTTCAGCAATGTGAGCAAGGCCCAGGGGGCGGAGCCCCCCGTCGAGGCGCCGCTGCACTCCGTTTCCTGCGAAGATTCCCCGTACATCGTCGGAAAGAGCCAGGCGATGAAAGACGTCTTCAAAAAAATCGCGATGGTCTCCGATGCCAGGGTCACAGTGCTCATCCAGGGGGAAAGCGGGACGGGAAAAGAACTCGTAGCTCGGGCGATTCATTATCAGGGGGCCTATCGGACCCATCCCTTCATGGTGGTCGATTGCTCGACACTCGTAGACACCCTGACTGAAAGCCAGCTCTTTGGATATGAAAAAGGCGCCTTCACCGGAGCCGAAATGATGCGCAAAGGGACGCTCGAGTCGGCCGGAGAGGGAACGATCTTCTTCGACGAGATCGGCGAACTGCCGCTGCGGCTGCAGAGCAAACTCCTTCGGTTTCTCCACGAGAAGGAATACACCCGCCTGGGAGGCACTCAGCCGATGCACTCGGAAGCGCGCATCATCGCTGCAACCAATCGGAATTTGGAACAGATGGCATCGGAGGGGCGAATGCGCACCGACCTTTTTTATCGGCTGCAGGTAGTCACGATCTACATGCCGCCGCTCAGGGACCGCCGCTCCGACATCCCGCTTCTGGCCTCCAGCCTGCTCGAAAAGATAGGACACAAGTTGAGGATACCGATCAAGACCTTGACCAACGGGGCGATGCAGGAACTGGAGGGCTATTCCTGGCCGGGCAATGTCCGGCAGCTTGAAAACACCCTCACCAAAGCAGCGGTTTTGACCAAGTCTTCCGTGCTGGACAAGGAAGACATCATCCATGCAATTGGGGACCTCGACCGGTCCTCTCCCGAAAAGGGAGGGGTGGACAAGACACTGGCGGAGGTCGAAAAGGAGCACATTCTGCGGGTACTCAACGCAAAAGAGGGGCATCTCGGTCAGGCGTGCCGGACGCTTGGAATCAGCCGGCCGACGTTGAGAAGCAAGCTGAAGCAATACGAGGTGAGACAGGCTTGAACGGCCCGAACTGCAGAAAGTCGCCGGAGATCAGTGCTCCGAGCCTCCCGCTTTTTCCGACTTTTTCAAGGCCGCTTCGAACTCTTTGAAAAATTGATCTTTTTCGCGCCAATCGGGGCCGAACTTGCTGTTGAAATAGGCGCCCATTCCCGAGAACAGTTTCGACCAGACGGATTCCTTCCTGCCGAGGACAACCTCTTCCAGGAACTCAGGCAGTTCCCGCATCTTCTCCTTGGGCAGAAACGACACGGCACCCAGCTTGATGGCCTTCTTGAGGGCCTCGGGCGTGAGGGCGTGGGCCGTCAGCATCACCGTCGGGAACCCCATGGCGACCGACGTCCTGAGGAGTTCAAAGCCGTTGACACCCATGATATC harbors:
- the purL gene encoding Phosphoribosylformylglycinamidine synthase 2, translating into MVSRLEIRLKPELTDAEGEKIRRKARAYFGYDVADVRTIRVLTCTADLSRDALERIRTEIFTNPVTEESAFEPIARGFDWLIWVGFRPGVRDTAGSTAVEAIEDLLGLRFGEGEAVYTSTLYELRGSLRAGEVDHIAEGLLANGIIQQWRVYSKTEWDPSEGIGFPVPRVLLDHEPQVDVIPLDSDETLQRISDARNLALNAKDIPVIRRYFLREDVRAERAAVGLDLPTDVELEFISQARSDHCNHNTFRGRFHYKDLAAGTTEVVDNLFKTCIEAPTLEIQERKDWVVSVLWDNAGVGRFDADHNYVITGETHNSPSNMEAYGGSLTGIVGIYRDPLGTGKGARLILGMYGFCVGPRDYAGELRPHLHPRRLLDGVIEGVRDGGNKSGIPTPYGILLFDESYLGKCLVFVTALGIMPARVAGEPSHLKTTEPGDLIVMSGGRVGKDGIHGVTASSEVYSEHTPAGHVQIGDPYTQKKMHDFLLEARDEGLITFITDNGGGGLSSSIGESARFSNGCRVDLDKVPLKYAGLDQWEIWVSESQERMTIAVKPERIDRFMELSATHAVESTVIGEYNDSGYLRLDYHSRPCAYIRLDLLQEDFPQWEFEAEWTPPEQRGLFEPVITEPRRHGALLRGLLARPNLCARNWIPRQYDHEVQGGSVIKPLLGVNSDIPADAAVVRPILDSPKGLAVAQALHPTYAPIDTYPMAAATIDEAVRKLIAVGADPEQISGVDNFCWPTVQYHPVDNPDGKYKAAQLVRANQALRDICLAYGIPLLSGKDSMYIDGKLEGPYGERRKVSGLPTLLFTACSVVEDAAACVTMDFKTAGDLIYIIGRTADELGGGEFYQMMGTTGLHVPRLDAAGSLEAYQRLHQAIREGLAASCRAVSRGGLGVHLALCAMAGDLGLSLDLAKVPAAGELAPAQLLYSESCGRMIVTVAPRNRERFERCLGPGVPWSPAGQVQEDRRMTVTWRGEAIGLDEPLEALYESWHSPFKDLR
- a CDS encoding putative ATP-dependent Clp protease, ATP-binding subunit ClpX (Evidence 3 : Putative function from multiple computational evidences), whose product is MKMDDTLGQAEKDTGKVPNQKELEKELSEYLSKKYGSRIKIVSPMVFPRPGEDRNDQTPVGFGPDREGQFNMLPEDLEEYLDSYVVKQSQAKSVLATKICTHFNRIKHTALHKGGKKSSRVGMIKNNVLMIGPTGVGKTYIVKLIAERLGVPFVKGDATKFSETGYVGGDVEDLVRDLVYEAGEDIALAENGIIYVDEIDKIASSRNIIGHDVSRTGVQRALLKPMEETDVDLKVPHDPISQIQAIEQYRKTGKKEKQVVNTRNILFIMSGAFGDLAQIIKKRLQKQGLGFEAKVSPTDVPWEILKEVTAQDLIEFGFESEFVGRLPVIVVFDELTKPDLVEILNNPNNPIIISKRLDFRSYGIDIAFEAGALEKIAEMAAAQKTGARGLVSVIEKVLIPFEKRLPSTGLKRFLVTPEVVTDPEAELLKLLAAPHEEAVRERYDLAREKELLEIKNYIMGRADELSVRTGLGISEERTGVIAALYFETLSDINNAVEAFVEMVSEIRDEEAHWHEKLEVGLELDEGAVDEIILQAIASGQEVGPLAFQLAKRLEYGLKLVRDRSDMARFTLTREAVTDMEGFINDLIKKTYSRSCSSVQAGSPEETESPGNAVRDRAAGSEEDSDER
- the purQ gene encoding Phosphoribosylformylglycinamidine synthase 1, with product MNTVKALVLTGYGLNCDYETHYSLQRAGAEPHRVHMNRLIGSAPSGAKVRLEDYHILVLGGGFSWADDHGAGVLMAAKLRNHLGEEILRFIADGRLVIGICNGFQALVNLGLLPAFDANYHERRVALISNDRGNFIDTWVRLRVDPDSPCVFTRGIDAIEMPVRHGEGKFYAIGEDLERLRENHQIVLHYSGPDGRPADGRWPLNPNGSLMDIAGICDPTGRVFGLMPHPEAFNHWTNHPRWTRLKEERLRRGETACPNPDGDGIRLFANAVAYIHEAFG